The region GAGTATCGCGTTCGGCGAGATCTTTGCGACGGTGCTGGTGCTGTTCCTGGTGCCGGTCGGCTATTCGATTAAAGTGAGCATTCTCGAGTTCTTCGCCCCTGGTTCCATGCTGGGGCACTCGCATGGCGAAGGCTTGCCGCACGTCTCGCACACGTTCACGACAGCGAGTGAGTCGAAGACTTCTCCAGCTCACTGAGACGTGCCGCTGTCCGATCTTCAAAGCTAAGTGTCGCGCGGTCATCGCAGTTTGCGGTAAACTGCGCGGCACGGATCTCCCTCGAAGAATCTATGGGAATGCCAGGGTGAACGTGGAGAGTTCGTGTCGCCTCTTTCCCGCGACGACGAATCGGGAACTCTAGGATAGAGAAACGCAACCGTTTCCTGACTTTCAGCAACCTACCCTTTCCCGGAAATTCCTACGATGGACCTACAGCTTGCCAACAAGAACGCTTTGATAACTGGATCGACTAAGGGGATCGGCTACGCCATTGCCCAGGTGCTTGCCAACGAAGGAGCGAACGTGATCGTCAACGGCCGCAGCGAACAGTCGACGGCCGACGCAGCCAAGGCGATCGGGAACGGTGCCCGAGGAATTGCCGCCGATCTTTCCACGGCCGCCGGTTGCGACAAGCTACTGCAAGAGGCAGGCCAAGTCGACATCCTGATCAACAACGCAGGTATCTTCGAACCGAAGCCTTTCGTCGAAATTCCCGACGAAGACTGGGAACGTTTCTATCAGATTAACGTCATGTCAGGCGTTCGTCTGACACGATCGGTTCTGCCTGGCATGCTTGAACGAAATTGGGGACGCATTCTGTTTGTCTCCAGCGAAAGCGGTGTGCAGATTCCTTCCGAAATGGTGCATTATGGGATGACCAAAGCGGCGAACATTTCTTTGGTCAACGGGGTCGCACGACTGACCAAAGGAACGCACGTGACGGTCAATGCGATCTTGCCTGGGCCGACCGCTTCGGAAGGGGTGTCCGATTTCGTCGGCAATTTGGCCGAAGACGCGAATCAGTCGAAGGAGGAATTTGAGAAGGAATTCTTCCAAACGGCTCGACCAACTTCGTTGATCCAACGGTTCGCCGAAGTCGAGGAAGTTGCGAATACGACGGCCTATTATTGTTCGCCTCTTTCCAGTGCGACGAACGGGGCCGCGATTCGGGTAGATGGTGGCGTGATTCTTGGAACCTAGTTTTGGCTGAAACCAACGCTCGCGGCGAAGGGTATGGATGGGTAACGATCAACTCATTCGCCGCGAGGTTGCCATGTTTCGTCGACGCCATTGGTTCGTATTGCTGCTTGGTTCGGTCTTCGTTGGCTGGATGATCTGGGGACGGAGTTCCTCGACTGCCGCGGAACTTTCCTCGCCACTCTCGCCGGGGCAGTACGAAATTACGACCACGTCCGAGGGGTTTGAACGCACGGCGGTTGTCCATATTCCCAAGGGATATCAAGCGACTAATCCACCTCCGCTGGTCATCGTGCTGCATGGCGGCGGAGGCGGAGCCGACTCAATATTGAATCATGACAATTGGGCCGCCAAAGCTGATCAAGAAGGCTTTGTGGTGGTTGCCCCCAATGGATTGCCAGCGCGGCCACGGCTGCCAGCCAACTTTCTGGCCAATCCTCAAGTCTGGAATACCGGTCAACTGCGAGAGGGTTCCCCTCGCTCAAAGATTGATGACGTCGCGTATATTCGCACGCTTTTGGACGAATTGAAAACCAAAGTTCCCCATGACGCTTCCCAGGTGTTCGCGACCGGTCACAGCAACGGAGGGAGTATGACATTTCGTTTGGGAGCGGAGATGTCGGACCGACTGTCCGCGATTGGTACTGTTGCCGGAATGCTTGCGATTGAAAATCCCAAGCCGGCAAGACCTCTGCCGATGCTCTATGTTTATGGCACCGAAGACCCGTTACTGCCGCTAGAAGGCGGCGAGTCGACACTTCCGTGGGGCACGCGGACGACGCCTGCGGTCGAGAGTTTCCTGAAGACGTGGGCTGAAGCGAGCGGTTGTGCTTCGGAGCCGAAAGTCATTGCGGAAGATGACGCGATCAAAAAGGTCCGCTATCCTTCAACGAACAACGGACCGGAAGTAACCGTTCTCTACTTGAAAGGGCACGGCCATTCCTGGCCAGGCGCCAATCGAACGATCCCGTCCAGTATGACGGGACCCAACGTAAGTAAATTGAACGCGACCGACGAGTTATGGTCGTTTTTCAAAAAGAGCGTCGAGTAAACCGATACGCTTACTCGTGACCTGCGGAAGATCCGCTCTTCTTTAAGCCAGCCAGGAATTCAACCAGGTCGCGGAGTTCTGCCTTCGAGAGATGCTTGTAGATATCTTCTGGCATCGGGCTCTTGGCACTCTTGCGACCTTCGATATCGTCCTGCGGAATAGTGATCAATTTGCCGTCGGCATCGACCAGGTTCACCGCTTCGTCGGTCTCTTCTTTGAGCACGCCGGAATAGGTTTGGCCGTCGACCGTCAACACGAGAATTGACTCGAACCCTTCGGCAATCTTGGCATTTGGCTGGACGACTGCTTCCAGCAAATACTCACGCGTCTTGGTTTGACCCAGCGCGTCCAGTTCTGGGCCAACACGTCCGCCGGTGCCCATAGCACGATGGCAACGCACGCAGGAGGTTTCCGTCTTCTCGTAGAAAATCTTGCGCCCTCGCTCGAAATCGCCGCCGGAAAGTGCGACTCGGTATTCGGCAAGTGGATCGGCTGGATCGAGCGACAATCGATACTTCTCCAATAGCGACGAGATCGCTTCGGAGTCTTTCAATGCCGTTGCCGCTTCGATTACATCAAGTCGTGTATCTTCCGGCAAGTCGCCCGAAAGCAGTTTGGTCATCGCGGCCGAAACGATTTCGTCCGTTCCTTCCGGCTTCAGTTTGGCCAATGTCGCCAGAGCGTTCTGGCGTTCGACCGTTGAATCGGCTGAGATACCATCGGCCAGCGTCTTCGCAGTCTCCGCAGGAGCCAAGCGGGCAACTTGATCTCGGGCAACCGCTCGCAGAACTGGCTGATCCGATTTCAACGCTTCGCGGACGATCGGCAAAGCTTGATCGGCGTCGACATTTGCCAACGCGGCAATCGCATCGGCTCGTGTTTGAGCGGACTGCTTATCATCTTGTGCCAAACCGATGAGCACAGGAGCAACTTCCTTGATGCCAAACGACGCTGCAAGCTTGGCGGCTTGATTGCGCACGCCTTCGTCGGTGGTAAGCAGCTTGGGCAATGCTTTAGCGAGTGCCTCTTTGGCAACGCTTTCGTCACGATCTTCCAGTGGGCGATAGAAATTGATCACACGATCGAGTTCGCCAGGCTTTTTCCAAGTCTCGAGCATCGCCAATGCTTCCAATCGCATCGCTTCCGGCATATCGCTACGCGTCGCGAACCGAGCCAGCGCTTCTGCGTTCTCGGGATCGCCGAGGCGGAAGTTGGCATTGAGAACGCGACGAAGCAACGCATCGTTCTTCCAGCCAGCATCGATAAGACGAGCTGCCTGAGGCATGGCGTTTTCCATCGGCAAGTCGTGAATCGCACGAACCGCTTCGGTGACAACCAGTTCGTTCCCATCCGAAAGGAAGCGAACAACGGTCGGGCTTTCCAGGCGACGCAAAGCCACGACAGCCGCAATGCGAACGCTCGCTGAAGGATGGTTGGCCAGGTCTGCCAGCGATTGCAGGTGACGCATTCCTTCCAACGCAACGATACCACCGTGACGAAGAACAGGATCTTGGTCGGCATTCTTTGCGAGAATAGCGGCCACTCGGTCAATGACTTGATTCGGATCGCCATGAGGACCTGCATTGCCGAGACCGATCATCGCGAAATATTGAACGCGTGGGTTTTCATCTTCCAGCAGTGCCGGCAGACCGTAGATCACACGCAGTTCGCCAAGTACGCGACCAACTTGGGCACGTACTTCGGCGTCTTCATCTTTAACCAATTGAGTCGAAAGCAACTCGACCGCTTTGACGCGATCCGAGATCTTCGACTTCTGTTCCGCAATCTGTCCGATACCCCAGATCGCGTGGAGACGTGCCAATTGTGGTTGCTCGGCATCTTTGGCGACAGCATTAAGGACATCCAGCTTGTCACCGGCGGCCAGAGCAAACTGGGCTTTCATGCGCACGCGGCGGTCGGTGTGACCAAGCAGCTTGATTAGCGTTTCGTCCGATTTGGTGGTGAAATCGCTCGGAAGCAACTCTTTGACTTCCGCAATCAACTTCGCGTCGTCTGGATTGTTTTTTGTCAAACGATAAATGCGACCCTTGTTGAGCCCAGTCCATCCGTCGACCCAGTCGCTGACGTACATCGCGCCGTCAGGGCCGAAATCAACGTCAGTTACCAGGCACTTCCACAGGAACTGTTCGGAATCGACCAGATCATACGTTGCCCCCTTGGGCTCCATGCGGAACGTGCGAATCCCACTATTGGCTGGACCACCGCGGAAATCACACAGAAAGAACGTTCCTTTGAAGGAATCGCCGAAGCCGGTGCCAGGGTAATAGACCAGGCCGCTCGGACCATCCGAAATGTTGACGATCGGAGGAACGATGTAGGCGGCCTGACCTTCATGGAAAGGATGCCACAGCTTTTCGCGATTCCAAGGACCGCGGTCGCTGAGGTATTGATAAGCCATGTTCCATCCGGTGTGGCCACCTTTGACCAGATAAATCCAGCGGGCCTGATCGCCACTGTCTGAATTGTTGTCACACGTGAACAAGTTGCCGTAGTCGTCGAAGGCAAGTTCCTGCGGGTTGCGAAGCCCGGTACAGAAGACTTCCAGATTCGAACCGTCTGGATTGCAGCGGAAGACTGCACCCGATCCTGGATCCTTTAGCCGGGTTCCGTTGACTTCGATGTTGTAGCCGCGGTCGCCGATGCTGAAATAGATCTTCCCGTCGGGGCCAAGCGTCAAGCCATGCAAGTCGTGACCACGAAATGCAAACCGGACTCCGTAGCCTTCGCTAAGCGAGACTTTCTCGTCTGCGACGCCATCGTTGTCCTTGTCCGTCAACTTCCAGACATGGGGAATGTTGGTGTAGTAGACATCGCCGTCGAGGGCGAGCACTCCGGCACCGGTTCCTTCAACGATATCATTGTAGCCAGAAGAGAAGACAGTGTCTTTGTCCGCTTTGCCGTCGCCGTCGGTGTCGACAAGCATGCGAATGCGGTCGTCGTGCTGAGTGTACTTCTGAGCTGCCTCAGGGTGGTGCTTCAGAATGTAGGCTCGACGATCTTCGACCGATTGAGCTGCAAGATCGTCGACGAGCCAATAGTTGTGGTTTCGATTGTCTTCGACCCCCTGCCCTTGCCGGTAGGTTTCCGCCACATAAACACGCCCCAGATCGTCCAGGCAGAATGCGACTGGATTTGCCGTCATCGGTTCGGCCGCGAAAAGGCTCATCTCGAAACCTTCGGGAACTTTGAAACCGGAGATCGCTTTTTCTCCTTCGTCCGAAGCGGGAGCAAGCTGCGGAGTTTCAGGTTCCGGGACTTCAGCCATCAGGCAAGTCCCGCAATAGGCAACAATCGCCAACGCGATTAGGTAGCGGGAAACGGCATGCGCAGTTTTCAACATTAAATTCTCTCTAGCAGAGCTATTGGGGCGGGCCTCGAAAGACACGAATTGGATTGGTCGCAGTATCGAGTCGTGTCTGTCAGGCGGAATGGACAAGCATAGGGAAATAGTTGGCTATTCCATGTAAACTTTTTAGATTAGTCCGTTTCGGCGATTTTCACAAGATTTGCACTGGGAGTGCTTCTGAGTGTGCATGACATCACCCGGGAAGTTTTTACAGCCAAATAGGTCCTCTGGATGAGCGTCGTATGCAGTAAATGCGGTGAAGAACTGATGGGGGCCGTGAATCGATGCTGGAAATGCGGTTCTACGTTCGCTCGAACAGAAACCGCAAAAACAAGTACGGACCAACGCGACAGAAACACCACTCAAGATCGCTTTCGCGTTCCCCCAGTTCGGCGTTCGCCGGTATTGGAAAGATACCTCTTTCCGGCAATTCTCGAACACGATGAGCCCATTCAGGCCATCATTGAAGAGGAATCGGCGGACGAAGTTACTGAGTCGCAGGAAGCAGGCGAATCCTTTTCAGAAACGAAATTCGCGAGTTTTCTCCGGCGATGGCTGCCGGACGATTGGACAAGCGTCGGTGGTTCGGTGTTGGCAATTTTTGCCTGTATTGCGTCGTACTACTCAATTGTCGGCGTCTTTTTATCGGCGATAGCGGTCATGTTGAACGTCTATCTGATCAACTGGAAGCGTTCGCCATGGCGCTGGATCGGATTCGCTTTGGCGACGTTGTCGCTCATGTTTGCTCTGGCCCAAACCGTGTCGACGATTTACTTTTGGGGCACCGGTGTCTCTTTATCCACTGCCCTGTTTGGACCGTAACGTTTGTCCCCCCAAGCACATCCTCCTGCGAACGAAAAAGCGGCCATTCGCCGCGATGCCATTGCACGCCGTCAATCACTGAGCGATCTGGCCGAGCGAAGCTTGGAAATACAGCGGCGGTTCATGGCGGAGTTTCCCTGGGCAACCGGCGCCATGCCACTGGTTTATGTTCATGTGCGGCAAGAAGTGGAGACCAAGCGAATCATCGAGGATGCCCTCCATACAATCGGCCACGTGGCGGTGCCCTATTGCCTGCCGGATAACCGCTTAGGTTTGTTTCAGTTGAAATCGGAAATAGAACTGGTCGCAGGCGCCTTTGGAATTCTGGAACCGCGAGAAGTCCTGCGAAAAGATCGCGTCGTCGATCCCCAAACGCTGGACTGCTTGGTGATGCCCGGCGTTGCCTTCGATGAAAACGGCAACCGAATCGGCTACGGAAAAGGCTACTTTGACCGACTACTTGCCGATGTTCGTCCCGATTGCCGGAAGATTGGATTGGCGTTTGATTGCCAGATTTACCCGAACGTTCCTGCGGAATCTCATGACATTCCGGTCGACTTACTGGTCACGGAAACCCGGACAATCGACTGCCGCGGAACGACTTAGCGAAGCGCCAGCTTGCGAATTCGCTCTTCAGTTTTGGGAAACGACTTAAAGGGAGGCCCCTCAAAATTGGAAACCAACATAGCGCTATGGCCGTCCCAAACACGATTGAGTTCGTCTTCGCTCCAGAACTCAATTCCGATATCGGGATTCGGGTCGGCAATTACGTAATATCCTCGGATACGTCCGAGGCAAACGACCGAGTGAATCTCGCCAGGTTTCCACCCATCTGGTAGGCCTGCGGCGTTGCCTGAACCAAACCAATCTCGCTTTCCGACGCGAAGTACGACCGGTCGATTGGCTCGCGCCAATTCATCTGGCGTAAGATAATCCATGCGTACGTCGAACCGCGTGTCTTTCGTTTTCAGCTTTAGCCCGCGATAAAAG is a window of Bremerella sp. TYQ1 DNA encoding:
- a CDS encoding SDR family NAD(P)-dependent oxidoreductase, translating into MDLQLANKNALITGSTKGIGYAIAQVLANEGANVIVNGRSEQSTADAAKAIGNGARGIAADLSTAAGCDKLLQEAGQVDILINNAGIFEPKPFVEIPDEDWERFYQINVMSGVRLTRSVLPGMLERNWGRILFVSSESGVQIPSEMVHYGMTKAANISLVNGVARLTKGTHVTVNAILPGPTASEGVSDFVGNLAEDANQSKEEFEKEFFQTARPTSLIQRFAEVEEVANTTAYYCSPLSSATNGAAIRVDGGVILGT
- a CDS encoding PHB depolymerase family esterase, with protein sequence MGNDQLIRREVAMFRRRHWFVLLLGSVFVGWMIWGRSSSTAAELSSPLSPGQYEITTTSEGFERTAVVHIPKGYQATNPPPLVIVLHGGGGGADSILNHDNWAAKADQEGFVVVAPNGLPARPRLPANFLANPQVWNTGQLREGSPRSKIDDVAYIRTLLDELKTKVPHDASQVFATGHSNGGSMTFRLGAEMSDRLSAIGTVAGMLAIENPKPARPLPMLYVYGTEDPLLPLEGGESTLPWGTRTTPAVESFLKTWAEASGCASEPKVIAEDDAIKKVRYPSTNNGPEVTVLYLKGHGHSWPGANRTIPSSMTGPNVSKLNATDELWSFFKKSVE
- a CDS encoding PVC-type heme-binding CxxCH protein, with amino-acid sequence MLKTAHAVSRYLIALAIVAYCGTCLMAEVPEPETPQLAPASDEGEKAISGFKVPEGFEMSLFAAEPMTANPVAFCLDDLGRVYVAETYRQGQGVEDNRNHNYWLVDDLAAQSVEDRRAYILKHHPEAAQKYTQHDDRIRMLVDTDGDGKADKDTVFSSGYNDIVEGTGAGVLALDGDVYYTNIPHVWKLTDKDNDGVADEKVSLSEGYGVRFAFRGHDLHGLTLGPDGKIYFSIGDRGYNIEVNGTRLKDPGSGAVFRCNPDGSNLEVFCTGLRNPQELAFDDYGNLFTCDNNSDSGDQARWIYLVKGGHTGWNMAYQYLSDRGPWNREKLWHPFHEGQAAYIVPPIVNISDGPSGLVYYPGTGFGDSFKGTFFLCDFRGGPANSGIRTFRMEPKGATYDLVDSEQFLWKCLVTDVDFGPDGAMYVSDWVDGWTGLNKGRIYRLTKNNPDDAKLIAEVKELLPSDFTTKSDETLIKLLGHTDRRVRMKAQFALAAGDKLDVLNAVAKDAEQPQLARLHAIWGIGQIAEQKSKISDRVKAVELLSTQLVKDEDAEVRAQVGRVLGELRVIYGLPALLEDENPRVQYFAMIGLGNAGPHGDPNQVIDRVAAILAKNADQDPVLRHGGIVALEGMRHLQSLADLANHPSASVRIAAVVALRRLESPTVVRFLSDGNELVVTEAVRAIHDLPMENAMPQAARLIDAGWKNDALLRRVLNANFRLGDPENAEALARFATRSDMPEAMRLEALAMLETWKKPGELDRVINFYRPLEDRDESVAKEALAKALPKLLTTDEGVRNQAAKLAASFGIKEVAPVLIGLAQDDKQSAQTRADAIAALANVDADQALPIVREALKSDQPVLRAVARDQVARLAPAETAKTLADGISADSTVERQNALATLAKLKPEGTDEIVSAAMTKLLSGDLPEDTRLDVIEAATALKDSEAISSLLEKYRLSLDPADPLAEYRVALSGGDFERGRKIFYEKTETSCVRCHRAMGTGGRVGPELDALGQTKTREYLLEAVVQPNAKIAEGFESILVLTVDGQTYSGVLKEETDEAVNLVDADGKLITIPQDDIEGRKSAKSPMPEDIYKHLSKAELRDLVEFLAGLKKSGSSAGHE
- a CDS encoding 5-formyltetrahydrofolate cyclo-ligase, translated to MSPQAHPPANEKAAIRRDAIARRQSLSDLAERSLEIQRRFMAEFPWATGAMPLVYVHVRQEVETKRIIEDALHTIGHVAVPYCLPDNRLGLFQLKSEIELVAGAFGILEPREVLRKDRVVDPQTLDCLVMPGVAFDENGNRIGYGKGYFDRLLADVRPDCRKIGLAFDCQIYPNVPAESHDIPVDLLVTETRTIDCRGTT